In one Aquabacterium sp. OR-4 genomic region, the following are encoded:
- a CDS encoding H-NS histone family protein — MSSLQDLLAQRAEIEKKIADAQREERSVAIAKVKTLMAEHGLTAADLTGKTPTVRAAAAPGPKAGGKVAPKFRNGATGETWSGRGLQPKWLKAALASGAKLEDFAITP; from the coding sequence ATGTCGTCATTGCAGGATCTGCTCGCCCAACGCGCTGAAATCGAAAAGAAAATCGCTGACGCCCAGCGCGAAGAGCGTTCGGTGGCCATTGCCAAGGTCAAGACCTTGATGGCCGAGCATGGCCTGACGGCCGCCGACCTCACCGGCAAGACGCCCACCGTGCGTGCCGCGGCCGCCCCGGGCCCCAAGGCCGGCGGCAAGGTGGCCCCGAAGTTCCGCAACGGCGCCACCGGCGAGACCTGGTCGGGCCGCGGCCTGCAGCCCAAGTGGCTGAAGGCAGCCCTGGCCTCCGGCGCCAAGCTCGAAGACTTCGCGATCACGCCCTGA
- a CDS encoding NAD-dependent epimerase/dehydratase family protein, with the protein MARLKILIIGANGQIGTELAEALAARHGHDAVVTSDLAPSGRVPGVAHEALDCTDAAALAAVVKRHGVTQIYHLAAALSASGEQHPQWAWHLNMTGLLNVLELARTARLERIFWPSSIAAFGPTTPALAEQATVMDPSTVYGISKLAGERWCAWYHAKHGVDVRSLRYPGIISWKTPPGGGTTDWAVDIFHQALKQGAYESFLRADTALPMMYMPDAIRATLMLMDAPADAIRERGSYNLSAFSLSPADAALALKRALPSFELSCAPDFRQAIAQSWPAAIDDSAARRDWGWSPSWSLDAMVGDMLANLRPLVVG; encoded by the coding sequence ATGGCCCGGCTGAAGATTCTCATCATCGGCGCCAATGGCCAGATCGGCACCGAGCTGGCCGAAGCCCTGGCCGCACGCCACGGCCACGACGCGGTGGTGACCAGCGATCTGGCACCCAGCGGTCGGGTGCCCGGCGTGGCCCACGAGGCGCTGGACTGCACCGATGCCGCCGCGCTGGCGGCCGTGGTCAAGCGCCATGGCGTCACGCAGATCTACCACCTGGCGGCGGCCTTGTCGGCCAGCGGCGAGCAGCATCCGCAATGGGCCTGGCACCTCAACATGACCGGCCTGCTCAATGTGCTGGAGCTGGCCCGCACCGCGCGGCTCGAACGCATCTTCTGGCCCAGCAGCATTGCGGCCTTCGGCCCCACCACGCCGGCTCTGGCCGAACAGGCCACGGTGATGGACCCCAGCACCGTGTACGGCATCAGCAAGCTGGCCGGCGAGCGCTGGTGCGCCTGGTACCACGCCAAGCACGGCGTGGACGTGCGCAGCCTGCGTTATCCCGGCATCATCAGCTGGAAGACGCCACCGGGCGGCGGCACCACCGACTGGGCGGTGGACATCTTCCACCAGGCCTTGAAGCAGGGCGCCTACGAAAGCTTTCTGCGCGCCGACACGGCGCTGCCCATGATGTACATGCCCGATGCCATCCGCGCCACGCTGATGTTGATGGACGCACCGGCCGATGCCATCCGCGAGCGGGGCAGCTACAACCTGTCGGCGTTCAGCCTGTCGCCTGCTGATGCGGCTTTGGCTTTGAAGCGGGCGCTGCCTTCTTTCGAGCTGTCTTGTGCGCCGGACTTCCGCCAGGCGATTGCGCAGAGCTGGCCGGCTGCGATTGACGACTCGGCAGCCCGGCGCGATTGGGGCTGGTCGCCTTCGTGGTCTCTGGATGCGATGGTGGGGGACATGCTGGCGAACTTGCGGCCTTTGGTCGTTGGCTGA
- a CDS encoding helix-turn-helix domain-containing protein — protein MAKPPRATLAPAPTGPATPAEPPRVGAALAALREQQALSLDELSRRAGVSKSMLSQIERAQANPTVAVVWRLANALGVPLSELLEAAPRPAPPAISTVAAHDTPTLRGRDPGCELRILGPLALAGRFEWYELTLQPGAGLVSDAHEPGTQEHVSVLAGRLTLQAGEAQAMLTEGETARYAADTPHALRNAGKLPVRALLVVMHSD, from the coding sequence ATGGCCAAGCCCCCACGCGCCACCCTCGCACCGGCCCCCACCGGCCCGGCCACGCCGGCCGAGCCGCCCCGCGTGGGCGCCGCGCTGGCCGCGCTGCGCGAGCAGCAGGCCTTGTCGCTGGACGAGCTGTCGCGCCGCGCGGGCGTGTCGAAAAGCATGCTGTCGCAGATCGAGCGCGCGCAGGCCAATCCCACGGTGGCCGTGGTGTGGCGCCTGGCCAATGCGCTGGGCGTGCCGCTGTCCGAGCTGCTGGAGGCCGCGCCGCGCCCGGCGCCACCGGCCATCAGCACCGTGGCCGCCCACGACACGCCCACGCTGCGCGGGCGCGACCCCGGTTGCGAGCTGCGCATCCTGGGCCCGCTGGCGCTGGCCGGCCGCTTCGAGTGGTACGAGCTCACGCTGCAGCCCGGCGCCGGGCTGGTGAGCGACGCGCACGAGCCCGGCACGCAAGAGCATGTCAGCGTGCTGGCCGGGCGGCTCACGCTGCAGGCCGGCGAAGCCCAGGCCATGCTGACCGAGGGCGAGACCGCACGCTATGCCGCCGACACGCCGCATGCGCTGCGCAACGCCGGCAAGCTGCCGGTGCGTGCGCTGCTGGTGGTGATGCACAGCGACTGA
- the argA gene encoding amino-acid N-acetyltransferase has protein sequence MSLVFPHTFVPWFRAVAPYIHAYRGKTFVVAATGELIAAGKLESLAQDLSIMHAMGIKLVLVHGFRPQVNEQLALKGHASRHSHGKRITDALTLDCAQEAAGQLRFEIEAAFSQGLPNTPMANAAVRLVSGNFLTARPVGIVDGVDFMHSGLVRRVDAASIRRAIDIGAIVLLSPFGFSPTGEAFNLTMEDVATATAVALQADKLLFLTELPGIRENLDDPDSAIDTEMALADAKRLLATLPRAQQPTDLAFYLQHCVAACEAGVERSHILPFAVDGAILQEVFTHDGIGTMVVDEKLESLREATSDDVGGILQVIEPFERDGTLVRRERTEIERDLANYTVIEHDGVIFGCAALYPYPESRTAEMAALTVSPAVQGQGDGERLLKRVEQRARGMGLDSIFVLTTRTMHWFIKRGFVQVDPDWLPEARKRKYNWDRRSQVLVKKLA, from the coding sequence ATGAGCCTGGTTTTTCCGCACACCTTCGTCCCGTGGTTTCGCGCGGTGGCGCCCTACATCCACGCCTATCGCGGCAAGACCTTCGTGGTGGCCGCCACCGGCGAGCTGATCGCCGCCGGCAAGCTCGAATCGCTGGCGCAGGATCTGTCGATCATGCACGCCATGGGCATCAAGCTGGTGCTGGTGCATGGCTTTCGGCCGCAGGTCAACGAGCAGCTGGCGCTCAAGGGCCATGCCTCGCGCCACTCGCACGGCAAGCGCATCACCGATGCCCTGACCCTCGATTGCGCGCAAGAAGCGGCCGGCCAGCTGCGCTTCGAGATCGAGGCCGCGTTTTCGCAGGGCCTGCCCAACACGCCGATGGCCAATGCCGCGGTGCGCCTGGTGTCGGGCAACTTCCTCACCGCGCGGCCGGTGGGCATCGTCGACGGCGTCGACTTCATGCACTCGGGGCTGGTGCGCCGGGTCGATGCCGCGTCGATCCGCCGTGCCATCGACATCGGTGCCATCGTGCTGCTCAGCCCCTTCGGCTTCTCGCCCACCGGCGAGGCCTTCAACCTCACGATGGAAGACGTGGCCACCGCCACCGCCGTGGCGCTGCAGGCCGACAAGCTGCTGTTCCTGACCGAGCTGCCGGGCATCCGCGAGAACCTCGACGATCCCGACAGCGCCATCGACACCGAGATGGCCCTGGCCGATGCCAAGCGCCTGCTGGCCACGCTGCCGCGGGCACAGCAGCCCACAGATCTGGCCTTCTATCTGCAGCACTGCGTGGCGGCCTGCGAGGCCGGCGTCGAGCGCTCGCACATCCTGCCGTTTGCCGTGGATGGCGCCATCCTGCAAGAGGTGTTCACCCACGACGGCATCGGCACCATGGTGGTCGACGAAAAGCTCGAGAGCCTGCGCGAAGCCACCTCCGACGACGTGGGCGGCATCCTGCAGGTCATCGAGCCCTTCGAGCGCGACGGCACCCTGGTGCGCCGCGAACGCACCGAGATCGAACGCGATCTGGCCAACTACACGGTCATCGAACACGACGGCGTGATATTCGGCTGCGCGGCCCTGTATCCCTATCCCGAATCACGCACGGCAGAAATGGCCGCCCTCACCGTTTCTCCGGCGGTGCAGGGCCAGGGCGATGGCGAACGCCTGCTCAAGCGGGTTGAACAGCGCGCCCGCGGCATGGGTTTGGACAGCATCTTCGTGCTCACCACGCGCACCATGCACTGGTTCATCAAGCGCGGCTTCGTGCAGGTCGACCCCGATTGGCTGCCCGAGGCACGCAAGCGCAAGTACAACTGGGACCGGCGCTCGCAGGTGCTGGTCAAGAAACTGGCCTGA
- a CDS encoding oxidative damage protection protein, with protein sequence MARTVQCVHLKKEGEGLDFAPYPGELGKRLYNNVCKEAWALWMRHQTMLVNENRLNLADQRARQYLARQMEQFFFGGGVDQPTGYVPPAD encoded by the coding sequence ATGGCACGTACCGTGCAATGCGTCCACCTGAAGAAGGAAGGCGAGGGCCTCGACTTCGCGCCCTACCCCGGCGAGCTGGGCAAGCGCCTCTACAACAACGTCTGCAAGGAAGCCTGGGCGCTGTGGATGCGCCACCAGACCATGCTGGTCAACGAGAACCGCCTGAATCTGGCCGACCAGCGCGCCCGCCAATATCTGGCCCGGCAAATGGAGCAGTTTTTCTTTGGCGGCGGCGTCGATCAACCCACCGGTTATGTGCCGCCCGCCGACTGA
- the kbl gene encoding glycine C-acetyltransferase, with amino-acid sequence MTAETFLARLHHELQALDAAGLTKTERVITGPQGAQVRLADDPQGQPLINLCANNYLGLSAHPQVMAAAQAAIDSHGFGLSSVRFICGTQDIHKQLEQRIARFLGLDDAILYAAAFDANGGLFEPLLGEQDAIVSDALNHASIIDGIRLCKAQRYRYRHDDMADLAAQLQAARAAGAREVLVFSDGVFSMDGTIARLDEMRTLCDAHGAILAIDECHATGFMGATGRGTHEHRGLLVDGRSRVDLITGTFGKALGGASGGFTAGPRAVIELLRQRSRPYLFSNTLAPAIVGASLAVLDLLEASTSLRDTLHANTAHFRAAIAAAGFEIKPGTHPIVPIMVYDAVKAQQLAARLRELGMYVTGFFYPVVPQGQARVRVQVSAAHTVAQLDRAVAAFAQAGRELGLLP; translated from the coding sequence GTGACTGCCGAGACCTTTCTTGCCCGCCTGCACCACGAGCTGCAGGCGCTGGATGCCGCCGGCCTGACCAAGACCGAGCGCGTGATCACCGGCCCGCAGGGCGCACAGGTGCGCCTGGCCGATGACCCGCAGGGCCAGCCGCTGATCAACCTGTGCGCCAACAACTACCTCGGCCTGTCGGCTCATCCGCAGGTGATGGCGGCTGCGCAGGCGGCCATCGACAGCCATGGCTTCGGCCTGAGCTCGGTGCGCTTCATCTGCGGCACGCAAGACATCCACAAGCAGCTCGAGCAGCGCATCGCGCGCTTTCTGGGCCTGGACGACGCCATCCTGTATGCGGCGGCCTTCGATGCCAACGGCGGGCTGTTCGAGCCGCTGCTGGGCGAGCAGGACGCCATCGTCAGCGATGCGCTGAACCATGCGTCCATCATCGACGGCATCCGCCTGTGCAAGGCCCAGCGCTACCGCTACCGCCATGACGACATGGCCGACCTGGCGGCGCAGCTGCAGGCCGCCCGCGCCGCCGGTGCCCGCGAGGTGCTGGTGTTCAGTGACGGCGTGTTCTCGATGGACGGCACCATCGCGCGGCTCGACGAGATGCGCACGCTGTGCGATGCGCATGGCGCCATCCTGGCCATCGACGAGTGCCATGCCACCGGCTTCATGGGCGCCACCGGCCGCGGCACGCACGAGCACCGCGGCCTGCTGGTCGACGGCCGCTCGCGGGTGGACCTCATCACCGGCACCTTCGGCAAGGCCCTGGGCGGCGCCAGCGGCGGCTTCACCGCCGGCCCCAGGGCGGTGATCGAGCTGCTGCGCCAGCGCTCGCGGCCGTATCTGTTCTCGAACACGCTGGCGCCAGCCATCGTGGGCGCCAGCCTGGCGGTGCTGGATTTGCTGGAAGCCTCGACCTCGCTGCGCGACACGCTGCACGCCAACACCGCGCACTTTCGCGCGGCCATCGCCGCGGCAGGCTTCGAGATCAAGCCGGGCACGCACCCCATCGTGCCGATCATGGTGTACGACGCGGTCAAGGCCCAGCAGCTGGCGGCGCGTCTGCGCGAGCTGGGCATGTATGTCACCGGCTTTTTCTACCCGGTGGTGCCGCAGGGCCAGGCGCGGGTGCGGGTGCAGGTGAGCGCGGCGCACACGGTGGCGCAACTCGACCGCGCCGTGGCCGCCTTTGCCCAGGCCGGGCGCGAGCTGGGGCTGCTGCCATGA